In Deinococcus yavapaiensis KR-236, one genomic interval encodes:
- a CDS encoding isoprenylcysteine carboxyl methyltransferase family protein → MTTNPRFTAAIATPLLVLAIAVQRALELRVAKSNERWARERGAVEYGREHYPLFFLLHGGWLASLLLEGRRQHRPVSWAWLLVWLVMQPTRYLVIRTLGPLWNTRILIVPGEKRVTRGAFRFVRHPNYLVVATELLSGPLAVRAPRTAIVFSVLNALLLLLLRIPAEERALQEYARTEPTAVTSTA, encoded by the coding sequence ATGACGACGAACCCACGGTTCACGGCGGCGATCGCGACGCCCCTGCTCGTCCTCGCGATCGCCGTGCAGCGCGCGCTCGAATTGCGCGTGGCGAAAAGCAACGAACGCTGGGCGCGCGAGCGAGGCGCGGTGGAGTACGGCCGCGAACACTACCCGCTGTTCTTTTTGCTGCACGGCGGCTGGTTGGCGTCGCTGCTGCTCGAAGGACGGCGGCAACATCGCCCGGTGTCCTGGGCGTGGCTGCTAGTGTGGTTGGTGATGCAGCCGACGCGCTACCTCGTGATTCGCACGCTGGGCCCCTTGTGGAACACCCGCATTCTGATCGTGCCGGGCGAGAAGCGCGTCACGCGCGGCGCGTTCCGCTTCGTGCGGCATCCGAATTATCTGGTCGTCGCGACGGAGTTGCTGAGCGGTCCGCTGGCCGTGAGGGCGCCGCGAACCGCCATCGTCTTCAGCGTGCTGAACGCGTTGCTGCTGCTGCTGCTTCGAATTCCGGCCGAGGAGCGCGCCTTGCAGGAATACGCGCGGACGGAACCGACGGCCGTCACGTCAACGGCATGA
- the otnK gene encoding 3-oxo-tetronate kinase, translating into MPSLGVIADDFTGGTDVASNLRSAGWRVVQTIDVPDGTEAIDADAVVVALKSRTAPPQDAVLDSLAALAWLRRQGCTRFYFKYCSTFDSTPRGNIGPVIDALLNALGETFTIACPAFPDNGRTVYAAHLFVHGVLLSESGMRNHPLTPMTDANLPRVLSAQSASKVGALNLPFILRGEAREALRRLRADGVNVAITDTVTNDDLARLADATSDLTLLTGGSGLAAYLTPPAERAGAPFQAPRGPRAILAGSCSPATLAQLGHARTSYPSRHLDPLDLARDFDGAVNDVVTWAAARLSDVPVVIAASDEPARVKAAQNALGVERAGTLVEDALARIAARLVDLGVRQLGVAGGETSGAVTKALGVRSLEIGPAIDPGVPWTIARGSGDPIALALKSGNFGGEDFLVRMWSVLP; encoded by the coding sequence ATGCCAAGCTTGGGCGTGATCGCCGACGACTTCACCGGAGGAACGGACGTCGCCAGCAACCTTCGAAGCGCCGGATGGCGCGTCGTGCAAACGATCGACGTGCCGGACGGCACCGAGGCGATCGACGCGGACGCGGTCGTCGTCGCCCTCAAGTCCAGGACCGCGCCGCCCCAAGACGCGGTCTTGGACTCGCTCGCCGCCTTGGCATGGCTGCGCCGCCAAGGATGCACGCGCTTCTACTTCAAGTACTGCTCCACCTTCGACTCCACCCCGAGGGGTAACATCGGCCCCGTCATCGACGCGTTGCTGAACGCGCTCGGCGAGACGTTCACCATCGCGTGTCCCGCCTTTCCCGACAACGGACGCACGGTGTACGCGGCGCACCTGTTCGTGCACGGCGTCTTGCTGAGCGAAAGCGGCATGAGGAACCACCCGCTCACGCCGATGACGGACGCGAACTTGCCGCGCGTGCTGTCGGCGCAGTCCGCCTCGAAAGTCGGCGCGCTGAACTTGCCTTTCATTTTGCGAGGCGAAGCGAGGGAGGCACTTCGGCGCTTGCGCGCGGACGGCGTCAACGTCGCCATCACGGACACCGTCACGAACGACGATCTCGCGCGACTCGCGGACGCCACGAGCGACTTGACGCTTCTCACGGGCGGATCGGGCCTCGCCGCGTACCTCACGCCGCCCGCCGAGCGGGCAGGCGCGCCCTTCCAAGCGCCGCGCGGCCCTCGCGCCATCCTGGCCGGAAGTTGCTCGCCCGCCACGCTCGCGCAACTCGGGCACGCCCGAACCTCCTACCCGTCGCGGCATCTCGATCCCCTGGACCTCGCGCGCGACTTCGACGGGGCCGTGAACGACGTCGTAACTTGGGCGGCAGCGAGGCTCTCGGACGTGCCCGTGGTGATCGCCGCGAGCGACGAACCTGCGCGCGTGAAGGCCGCGCAGAACGCGCTCGGCGTGGAACGTGCCGGTACGCTCGTCGAGGACGCCCTCGCCCGCATCGCGGCGCGTCTCGTCGACCTCGGCGTGCGGCAACTCGGCGTAGCGGGCGGCGAGACGTCCGGCGCGGTCACGAAGGCGCTCGGCGTTCGCAGCTTGGAGATCGGGCCCGCGATCGACCCGGGCGTTCCGTGGACGATCGCGCGCGGAAGCGGCGACCCCATCGCCCTCGCGTTGAAGTCCGGCAATTTCGGCGGCGAGGACTTCCTCGTGCGGATGTGGAGCGTGCTGCCGTGA
- a CDS encoding formylglycine-generating enzyme family protein: protein MMRVVEGRTWIEGGSFLMGSDRHYPEEKPRRRVTVGSFWIDTAPVTNAKFSRFVRETLYVTAAERAPDPRDYPGIDPALLRPGSAVFVGTSGPVPLDASERWWTFVDEANWRAPEGPGSTLKGREDHPVVHITAEDAFAYAAWAGGRLPSEAQWEYAARGGLEGATYTWGDEAYPGGRVMANTWQGRFPWENLALGGFDRTSPVGSFPANGFGLVDMAGNVWEWTRDEAPSSPVSSSCCAPPARRTRRLVVKGGSHLCAPEYCFRFRPAARQFMEADSASSHVGLRLVYEA, encoded by the coding sequence ATGATGCGCGTCGTGGAAGGCAGGACGTGGATCGAGGGCGGGTCGTTCCTCATGGGCTCGGATCGGCATTACCCCGAGGAAAAGCCTCGGCGACGCGTGACCGTCGGCAGCTTCTGGATCGACACGGCGCCGGTGACGAACGCGAAGTTCTCGCGCTTCGTGCGAGAAACTCTCTACGTGACGGCTGCCGAGCGTGCGCCCGACCCGAGGGACTATCCGGGCATCGATCCGGCCTTGCTTCGGCCCGGCTCGGCGGTGTTCGTGGGCACGTCCGGTCCCGTTCCGCTCGACGCTTCCGAGCGGTGGTGGACGTTCGTGGACGAAGCGAATTGGCGTGCGCCCGAAGGGCCTGGCTCGACGCTGAAGGGCCGCGAAGATCATCCCGTGGTGCACATCACCGCCGAGGACGCCTTCGCTTACGCGGCTTGGGCGGGTGGACGGCTGCCGAGCGAGGCCCAGTGGGAGTACGCGGCGCGTGGCGGTCTGGAGGGCGCGACGTACACGTGGGGCGACGAAGCGTATCCTGGCGGGCGCGTCATGGCGAACACCTGGCAGGGCCGCTTTCCGTGGGAAAACCTCGCGTTGGGCGGCTTCGACCGCACGTCCCCCGTGGGGTCCTTTCCTGCCAACGGTTTCGGCCTCGTGGACATGGCGGGCAACGTGTGGGAGTGGACGCGCGACGAAGCGCCGTCATCTCCCGTGTCCTCGTCGTGCTGCGCGCCCCCGGCTCGGCGCACGCGTCGCCTCGTGGTCAAGGGCGGCTCGCATCTTTGCGCGCCCGAGTACTGCTTTCGCTTTCGTCCGGCCGCGCGGCAATTCATGGAGGCCGATTCGGCGTCGTCGCACGTCGGACTGCGCCTCGTGTACGAAGCTTGA
- a CDS encoding response regulator, protein MSGKRILLVDDNHHDVELALAAFEEGNLRSAVVVAHSGEEALDYLYARGRFSGREGGHPTVILLDLKMPHMDGVAVLRAIKADTTLQGIPVVMLSTSREDGDIEACYRVGASAYVVKPVDFTQFIEAVKTIGVFWALLNEHPPGGARR, encoded by the coding sequence GTGAGCGGGAAGCGCATTCTGCTCGTGGACGACAACCACCACGATGTGGAGCTGGCGCTTGCCGCCTTCGAGGAAGGCAACTTGCGATCGGCGGTCGTTGTGGCGCACAGCGGCGAGGAGGCCCTCGACTACTTGTACGCCCGCGGCCGCTTCTCGGGACGCGAAGGGGGGCATCCCACGGTGATCCTGCTGGACCTCAAGATGCCTCACATGGATGGCGTGGCCGTCCTGCGGGCCATCAAGGCGGACACGACGTTGCAGGGCATTCCGGTCGTGATGTTGTCCACGAGCCGCGAGGACGGTGACATTGAGGCCTGCTACCGTGTCGGCGCGAGCGCGTACGTCGTCAAGCCCGTGGACTTCACGCAGTTCATCGAGGCCGTGAAGACCATCGGTGTGTTCTGGGCTCTTTTGAACGAGCATCCGCCGGGCGGCGCGCGCCGTTGA
- a CDS encoding aminotransferase class I/II-fold pyridoxal phosphate-dependent enzyme — protein sequence MTSTNETSARGADAKERYDAFKAQGLKLNMQRGQPSDADFDLSNKMLSVLGTQDYTTPSGLDTRNYPGGVNGIPEARALFAEYLDIDASEVLVWNNASLEVQTHVLTLALLRGLKGSAGPWVAQKPKMIVTTPGYDRHFLLLETLGFELEAVDMQHDGPDVDAVERLAADERVKGILFVPTYSNPGGETISEEKAKRLANLSAAAPDFTIFADDAYRAHHLHDDDRDTPVNFVRLCEQAGRPDRAFVFASTSKITFAGAGLGFVGSSAANIKLLGGYLGAISIGPNKVEQLRHVQFLRSYPGGLEGLMRDHARLIAPKFAAVEDVLRRELGGSGLATWTTPKGGYFISLDTALPIASRVVELADAAGVSLTPAGATYPRSADPKNANIRLAPTRPTLEDVKAAMEVVAVCVRVASEEYRA from the coding sequence GTGACGAGCACGAACGAGACTTCCGCCCGCGGCGCCGACGCCAAAGAGCGTTACGACGCCTTCAAAGCCCAAGGCCTCAAGCTCAACATGCAGCGCGGCCAGCCCAGCGACGCCGACTTCGACCTCTCGAACAAGATGCTGAGCGTCCTCGGCACGCAGGACTACACGACGCCCTCGGGCCTCGACACGCGCAACTACCCTGGCGGCGTCAACGGGATTCCCGAAGCGCGCGCGCTCTTCGCCGAGTATCTGGACATCGACGCCTCGGAAGTCCTCGTGTGGAACAACGCCTCGCTGGAAGTGCAGACGCACGTCCTCACGCTGGCCCTTCTTCGGGGCTTGAAGGGCAGCGCGGGTCCCTGGGTGGCGCAGAAGCCGAAGATGATCGTGACGACGCCCGGCTACGACCGACACTTCCTGCTGCTCGAAACGCTCGGCTTCGAACTCGAAGCGGTCGACATGCAGCACGACGGGCCCGACGTCGACGCCGTGGAGCGCCTCGCAGCCGACGAGCGCGTCAAAGGCATCCTCTTCGTCCCGACCTATTCCAATCCGGGCGGCGAGACGATTTCCGAGGAGAAGGCCAAGCGCTTGGCGAATCTTTCCGCCGCCGCGCCCGACTTCACGATCTTCGCCGACGACGCGTACCGAGCGCACCACCTGCACGACGACGACCGAGACACGCCCGTGAACTTCGTGCGTCTGTGCGAGCAGGCAGGGCGGCCCGACCGCGCCTTCGTCTTCGCGTCCACATCGAAGATCACCTTCGCGGGCGCGGGCCTCGGATTCGTCGGAAGCAGCGCCGCCAACATCAAGCTCCTCGGCGGCTACCTCGGCGCGATCTCCATCGGTCCGAACAAAGTCGAGCAGTTGCGGCACGTGCAGTTCCTGCGAAGCTACCCGGGCGGTCTCGAAGGCCTCATGCGCGACCACGCGCGCCTCATCGCTCCGAAATTCGCGGCGGTCGAGGACGTCTTGCGACGCGAGCTCGGCGGCAGCGGCCTCGCCACGTGGACGACGCCCAAGGGCGGCTACTTCATCTCGCTCGACACCGCCTTGCCGATCGCGAGCCGCGTCGTGGAACTCGCCGACGCGGCCGGAGTGAGCCTCACGCCCGCCGGCGCGACGTATCCGAGGAGCGCCGACCCGAAGAACGCGAACATCCGCCTCGCCCCCACCCGTCCCACCTTGGAGGACGTGAAGGCCGCCATGGAAGTCGTGGCGGTGTGCGTCCGGGTGGCGAGCGAAGAGTATCGAGCCTGA
- a CDS encoding MFS transporter: protein MRVSLPSLASSGTAVAVAVTAGHFINDAYSAMLGPLGPAVQERYGTTITAVTLLLAVLSLTSSVLQPVLGILGERVDRRVMAAFGPAATGIGLSFMGHVPAFGVLVLLVAVAGLGSGLFHPAGAAYVARYSPPQQRGLWASLFSAGGTAGMALGPVFANVGLDRLPIFAPIGIAVALVTYAVTPAEKPSVGKRPTVKEYLAIFRGAMVTLWAMAVLRSLASSGYNAMLPFILAGKGYGSGATAVALGVYSVASAIGGIVGGRLSDKRGRTPILRSSILATVPLFALLILSSPSAWWYYPLTFLVGAFVNASIPVGVVTAQEYAPKHVAVASSIMMGFSWGFAGLLLVFVGRLADFTSPTVAALASIALLLPSVWLAYRLPEPTRAKLE from the coding sequence ATGCGTGTCTCGCTTCCGTCCCTCGCCTCGTCCGGTACGGCCGTCGCGGTCGCCGTGACCGCCGGACACTTCATCAACGACGCTTACTCGGCGATGCTGGGGCCGCTCGGGCCTGCCGTGCAAGAACGCTACGGTACGACGATCACGGCCGTGACGCTTCTGCTGGCCGTGCTGTCGTTGACGTCGAGCGTGCTGCAACCTGTTCTCGGCATCCTCGGGGAGCGTGTGGACCGCCGCGTCATGGCGGCGTTCGGACCGGCGGCGACCGGCATCGGGTTGAGCTTCATGGGACACGTGCCCGCCTTCGGCGTGCTGGTGTTGCTCGTCGCCGTGGCGGGGCTTGGCAGCGGCCTCTTTCACCCGGCGGGCGCGGCTTACGTCGCGCGTTACAGCCCGCCGCAGCAGCGCGGGTTGTGGGCGAGCCTGTTCAGCGCGGGCGGCACGGCGGGCATGGCGCTCGGCCCCGTCTTCGCGAATGTCGGCCTCGACCGTCTGCCGATCTTCGCGCCCATCGGAATTGCCGTGGCACTCGTCACGTACGCCGTCACGCCGGCCGAGAAGCCGAGCGTCGGAAAACGGCCGACCGTGAAAGAGTACCTGGCGATTTTTCGTGGCGCGATGGTGACGTTGTGGGCGATGGCCGTGCTGCGCTCCCTCGCTTCGAGCGGGTACAACGCGATGCTGCCCTTCATCTTGGCAGGCAAAGGGTACGGCAGCGGCGCGACGGCGGTCGCGCTCGGCGTGTACAGCGTGGCGTCGGCGATCGGCGGCATCGTGGGCGGGCGGTTGTCGGACAAGCGAGGTCGCACGCCGATTTTGCGTTCCAGCATCTTGGCGACCGTACCGCTGTTCGCCTTGCTGATTCTCAGCAGCCCCAGCGCGTGGTGGTACTATCCGCTGACGTTTCTCGTGGGAGCGTTCGTGAACGCGTCCATCCCCGTCGGGGTGGTGACGGCCCAGGAGTACGCGCCGAAGCACGTCGCGGTCGCGAGTTCGATCATGATGGGCTTCTCGTGGGGCTTCGCGGGGTTGCTGTTGGTGTTCGTCGGGCGTCTCGCCGACTTCACGTCTCCGACCGTGGCGGCCCTCGCGTCGATCGCGTTGCTGCTGCCGAGCGTGTGGCTGGCGTACCGTCTGCCGGAGCCGACGCGCGCGAAGTTGGAGTGA
- the otnC gene encoding 3-oxo-tetronate 4-phosphate decarboxylase: MTEREAREQLVEVAASFHRRGLSPGSSGNLSVRLPDGFLCTPTNASLGSLDPRRLSKLDEGGAHVSGDPPTKETFLHLAMYGQRPDANAVVHLHSPFAVAVSCLADLDERSVLPPITPYFVMRVGKLPLVEYVRPGDPKLGEAVANVARSHACVLLANHGPVTSGRTLGEAVNAAEELEETARLYLTLRGQALRVLTSEQIDELRRVFGAHWPDE; this comes from the coding sequence GTGACGGAGCGCGAAGCGCGCGAGCAACTCGTGGAAGTCGCGGCGAGCTTTCACCGTCGTGGGCTCAGCCCCGGCTCGTCGGGCAACCTCAGCGTGCGCCTTCCCGACGGCTTCTTGTGCACGCCCACGAACGCCAGCCTCGGAAGCCTCGACCCTCGGCGTCTGTCGAAGCTCGACGAGGGCGGCGCGCACGTGTCGGGCGACCCGCCCACGAAGGAGACGTTCTTGCACCTCGCGATGTACGGCCAGCGGCCGGACGCGAACGCCGTCGTGCACCTCCACTCGCCGTTCGCCGTAGCGGTGTCGTGCCTCGCCGACCTCGACGAGCGCAGCGTCCTTCCGCCCATCACGCCGTACTTCGTCATGCGCGTCGGAAAGCTTCCCCTCGTCGAGTACGTTCGGCCGGGCGATCCGAAGCTCGGCGAGGCCGTCGCGAACGTCGCGCGTTCGCACGCCTGCGTCCTGCTCGCGAACCACGGTCCCGTCACGTCGGGCCGCACCCTCGGCGAAGCCGTGAACGCTGCCGAGGAGCTCGAGGAGACGGCGCGCCTCTACCTCACCTTGCGGGGACAAGCGCTGCGGGTGCTGACGAGCGAG